The following DNA comes from Streptomyces sp. Ag109_O5-10.
GACCGGCCACGGCCACGGCACCCCCAAGGCGGTGCTGCTCGGTCTGGAGGGCGCCTCGCCGCGCACGGTGGACGTGGAGACCGCCGACGACCGCATCGAGACGGTCAAGGCCACGAAGCGCCTGTCCCTTCTCGGCGAGCACGAGATCCCGTTCTCCTTCGACGACGACCTCAAGCTCCACCGCCGCAAGGCGCTCCCCTACCACGCCAACGGCATGACCCTCTGGGCGTACGACGCGTCCGGGGCCGAACTCCTCTCCAAGACGTACTACTCGGTCGGCGGCGGGTTCGTCGTCGACGAGGACGCGGTCGGCGCGGACCGCATCGTGCTGGACGACACGGTCCTGAAGTATCCCTTCCGCACCGGCGACGAGCTGCTGCGCCTGACGAAGGACACAGGTCTGTCGATCTCCGCGCTGATGCTGGAGAACGAGCGGGCCTGGCGCACCGAGGACGAGATCCGCGCGGGCCTGCTGGACATCTGGCGGGTGATGCAGGCGTGCGTCTCCCGCGGCATGTCCCGGGAGGGCATCCTGCCGGGCGGGCTCCGGGTGAAGCGCCGGGCCGCCGTGACCGCCCGCCAGCTGCGCGCCGAGGGCGACCCGCTGGCGCACGCGATGGAGTGGATCACGCTCTACGCGATGGCCGTGAACGAGGAGAACGCGGCCGGCGGCCGGGTGGTCACCGCCCCCACGAACGGCGCGGCGGGCATCATCCCGGCGGTCCTGCACTACTACATCAACTTCGTCCCGGGCGCCGACGAGGACGGGGTGGTCCGCTTCCTCCTCGCCGCCGGCGCGATCGGCATGCTCTTCAAGGAGAACGCGTCCATCTCCGGCGCCGAGGTCGGCTGTCAGGGCGAGGTCGGCTCGGCCTGCTCGATGGCGGCCGGTGCGCTCGCCGAGGTCCTCGGCGGCTCCCCCGAGCAGGTCGAGAACGCGGCCGAGATCGGCATGGAGCACAACCTCGGCCTCACCTGCGACCCGGTCGGCGGCCTGGTCCAGATCCCCTGCATCGAACGCAACGGCATGGCCGCGGTCAAGGCGGTCACGGCGGCCCGCATGGCCATGCGCGGCGACGGCTCCCACAAGGTGTCCCTCGACAAGGTCATCAAGACCATGAAGGACACGGGCGCCGACATGAGCGTCAAGTACAAGGAGACGGCCCGGGGCGGGCTGGCGGTGAACATCATCGAGTGCTAGGGGAATGGGACCTGACCAGTGCGTTCGTTTCTTTCGGCGCTGTCGGGGCCTTCCCTGCTCACGCGGCGGAACGTCCCCGGGAAGTCCCTGGGACAGGCTTGAAAGTCCCCGGAAAGTCCCCATGGAAGTTGCTCTGCAAGTTGCTCTTGACCTGCAGTTTCGCGGCACGTGATCACTACCGGATGCGCCGCCCACCCGCCACTGGACGCATCAAATCGAACCCCTGAGTCCGCCTGAGGGGTCTCATTCGATACATCGACGCTGCGGCAAACTCACGTCTGGAACAGCGGCTGACCGGCCGCTCCACCCCATTCGTCCGCTACCTGCGCCGAAGGGGACCCGGCGGGGTCGACGAACTCCAGCTCATCGCAGGCCGCGTCTACAACGACCTGCGCAACCTGGCCAACCGCAACAGCCGGCCCACGGACGAGGTCAGGTGGAGTACGTCCTCGAACGGTTCCTCTAGCGCCCGGCCTCATCGCCCCTGGGCCGGGAGCACCTCGTCCTCAAGGGCGGCCTGCTGCTCGCCCAGTTCGGCGCACGTCGAATGACCCGCGACATCGACATCCTCGGCCACTCGTCCCCGGGCACAGAAACCGAGATCATCCGCAGGGTCACGCCCATCGCAGATCGACGACGGCGTCGCATTCGATCCCACGACACTCAAGACGGCCCCCATCCGCGAGGAGGACGAGGCCGACCAGGTTCCACGACCCACATGACGGACCCCGCCAGGGCTCGCCATACGATATCGCTTCTCATGCAAATCTGATATCATTTGGCGGTTCTGATGACGCGAGGAGGCCAGTATGGCGAGGACAGTAATCGACCTCGACGAGACCATGGTCGCCGAGGCCATGCGCATCTTCGGTACCAAGACAAAAGCCCAGGCCGTACGCCTCGCCATGGAGGACGCCGTCAAACGGCACCTGCGACAGGAGGGCTTCGACGCCATGGACGCCGGCGACTTCGACTTCAGCGAGATCATCGAGAGCACCGGCCCTCGGAACGCCGACGGAACCCTTAAGCGCGAAGGTGACCGAGCCGCCTGATGCAGGACCGCTACCTGATCGACAAGTCCGCTCTGGCGCGCTGGACAAAACCCGGTGTCAGAGAGGTACTCAAGCCCCTCCACGAGCGCTACCTGCTCTCAGTCTGCCAACCCACCGAATTCGAGATGATCCACTCGGCCCGGGACACCGCCGAGGCAACGCGAATCAGTACCTGGCTGCGCGCCTTCGACTACCTGCACAGTGACGACCATGCTTTCACTCGCGCCTTGGAGGTCCAGCGCCGCGCTCTCAACGCAGGCTTCCACCGGGCACTGTCACTCCCCGACCTTCTCATCGCCGCCACAGCGGAGCTGAACCGGCTGACTGTACTCCACTACGACGGCGACTTCGACATGATCGCTTCCCTCACCGGCCAGCCCACCGAGTGGGTCGTGCCACCAGGCATCGCCGACCGCTGAACGGTACTGAGACCGCAATGGAGACCAGTGACTCCTACAGGGAGCATGCCGGCCTCGACATCGGCGATCGCGTGAGTGCCGGAGGGCCAGACTCCAGGCCACCGCCCGCCGCAGCCCGGCCCATACTGACCCGCCATGGGGAACGCCATACGCTGCGTGCTGGGGAGCGAGACATCCGGCTGGCCCGGAGAGGGGACTGAGACTTCCCGACAAGCACCCCGCAGGTGGTTGCTATCAGCTTGTACACCCCACACCAAGAGCCGGCTCGTCTTCCAGAGTCCGCGCCACTCACGTCAGCGCACCCAGTCTCTCAAGGGCTCGATGTCCAGAGGCCGGTGGCCGCACGGTCCGGGGGCTTGGCCCCGGCCGTTGGTTGCTGCTGCTCGGTCACGCCGTCACCTGGGCTTTCTCGGCCCAGTCGGCGGCGACCTGCTCGAGGCGGTCGGCCTGCGCCCGCAGCTTCCCTTCCGATGGCCAGGGAGCCTTGGCACCCGCCAGCAGTTGATCTCCGGGTGCTCCAGCGGGAAGTGCTGATTTCCCGCTGGAGCGCAAGGAGGTCAGTGTGGTGATTCCACCGAGGACCGGTGTTCGAGTCGGATGACGATTTCGGCCACGGTCGTGACGATCAGCAACAGCACGCAGCATGCGAAGCCGAACAGCCCGGCCTCCAGCCAGGGGATCGGGCGCCCGTCCATGCACTGCACCTGTTCGCGGGTGCAGTCGCTGTCCGGACTGAGTGCCGGCGACGACACGTGGAACCCCGTGACGAAGACGAGCACGGACACGACGAGGCCGGTGGCCAGCAGGCTCCACCGGATCCACCGCGCTCCCCACCACGACAGGATCCAGCCGACGGCGATCACTGCAGGCAGGATCCAGGCATAACCACTGATCATTCCCACACCGCATCGGTACGCGACATCAAGGTCTGGCCAGTCTGTCGTTGGGTGACGTGGTTGCCCATATCGATCAATCCTACCGAGGGGTGTTTGATCGTCGGCAGATCACCCGTGGGCTTCCGAGTCCTGACCTCCAGGCCGAGGTCGAGCCGGTCACCGGACTTGAGTTTTATCCTCGTGCTCCAATGGGTCTCGAGCAGCGACGCGGTCCGTGTCTGCGACAGGAGCCGTACGCCCGCGTCGTGTGTCTTGTGATTGAGCCGGGTGGTAGTGACGCTGACGTCTCGCACGACCTGGGGATCCAGTGCGATGGAGAAGGCCGCGACCGCGGGGACCGGGCCCGGTCCGACGCTCTGCAAGGTGATCTGGGCGGGAAAGTAGTACCAACGCGTGCCGTTCGCCCATTCGTAACGGCTCCACACACCGCTGACCTCCAGTCCCCAGGGCATGGCGACACCGCCGAACGTGCCCGGCCGACGGGGCCGCAGGCTGAGTCGGCCGCTCGGCTTCACGTTCTTTCGGCCCACGGCGGCGGTCGCGTCCGCGGGCCCGACGACCAGGTCGCGCGGA
Coding sequences within:
- a CDS encoding L-serine ammonia-lyase — its product is MAISVFDLFSIGIGPSSSHTVGPMRAARIFARRLRNEDLLSSVASIRAELYGSLGATGHGHGTPKAVLLGLEGASPRTVDVETADDRIETVKATKRLSLLGEHEIPFSFDDDLKLHRRKALPYHANGMTLWAYDASGAELLSKTYYSVGGGFVVDEDAVGADRIVLDDTVLKYPFRTGDELLRLTKDTGLSISALMLENERAWRTEDEIRAGLLDIWRVMQACVSRGMSREGILPGGLRVKRRAAVTARQLRAEGDPLAHAMEWITLYAMAVNEENAAGGRVVTAPTNGAAGIIPAVLHYYINFVPGADEDGVVRFLLAAGAIGMLFKENASISGAEVGCQGEVGSACSMAAGALAEVLGGSPEQVENAAEIGMEHNLGLTCDPVGGLVQIPCIERNGMAAVKAVTAARMAMRGDGSHKVSLDKVIKTMKDTGADMSVKYKETARGGLAVNIIEC
- a CDS encoding type II toxin-antitoxin system VapB family antitoxin, translating into MARTVIDLDETMVAEAMRIFGTKTKAQAVRLAMEDAVKRHLRQEGFDAMDAGDFDFSEIIESTGPRNADGTLKREGDRAA
- a CDS encoding PIN domain nuclease, yielding MQDRYLIDKSALARWTKPGVREVLKPLHERYLLSVCQPTEFEMIHSARDTAEATRISTWLRAFDYLHSDDHAFTRALEVQRRALNAGFHRALSLPDLLIAATAELNRLTVLHYDGDFDMIASLTGQPTEWVVPPGIADR